One window of the Nicotiana tabacum cultivar K326 chromosome 4, ASM71507v2, whole genome shotgun sequence genome contains the following:
- the LOC107786287 gene encoding HVA22-like protein k isoform X1 — translation MAGMAMFASNLSSEVGLKLLLSPLNTNVVVRTACCSVGILLPVYSTFKAIEMGDQNEQQKWLLYWAAYGSFSIVEAFTDKFLYWFPLYYHVKFAFLVWLQLPSADGAKQLYTNHLRPFLMRHQGRLDNILELFHGELAKFISTHQTEIQFAQMLLAKSLLSVGGILQPGQGRVVGTIEGPAAQLETSAQQVETSESEDES, via the exons ATGGCAGGAATGGCTATGTTTGCCTCAAATCTCTCCAGCGAG GTTGGGTTAAAATTGCTTCTTAGCCCGCTTAATACTAATGTTGTTGTCCGCACTGCATG CTGTTCTGTGGGGATTCTTTTGCCTGTTTATTCTACTTTCAAAGCAATTGAGATGGGGGATCAAAACGAGCAACAGAAATGGCTTCTGTATTGGGCAG CATATGGATCTTTCAGTATAGTTGAAGCATTCACGGATAAATTTCTCTACTG GTTCCCACTATACTATCATGTGAAGTTCGCATTTCTTGTTTGGCTTCAACTTCCATCTGCTGAT GGTGCTAAGCAATTGTACACAAACCATCTGCGCCCTTTCCTCATGAGACATCAAGGAAGACTGGATAATATTTTGGAGTTATTTCATGGAGAACTG GCCAAATTTATTAGTACCCACCAAACAGAAATCCAATTTGCACAGATGCTTCTTGCCAAAAGTTTATTATCAG ttgggGGTATTCTTCAACCTGGGCAAGGACGagttgttggtacaattgaaggtCCAGCAGCGCAACTAGAGACTTCAGCACAGCAAGTAGAGACTTCAGAGTCAGAAGATGAATCATGA
- the LOC107794823 gene encoding elongator complex protein 3 encodes MAAVAETRKLPRPGRGGVVSLGLTEEEARVRAITEIVNNMVELSRKGKDVDLNALKSAACRKYGLSRAPKLVEMIAALPDSERESLLPKLRAKPVRTASGIAVVAVMSKPHRCPHIATTGNICVYCPGGPDSDFEYSTQSYTGYEPTSMRAIRARYNPYVQARSRIDQLKRLGHSVDKVEFILMGGTFMSLPAEYRDYFIRNLHDALSGHTSANVEEAVAYSEHGATKCIGMTIETRPDYCLGPHLRQMLSYGCTRLEIGVQSTYEDVARDTNRGHTVAAVADCFCLAKDAGFKVVAHMMPDLPNVGVERDMESFKEFFESPSFRADGLKIYPTLVIRGTGLYELWKTGRYRNYPPEQLVDIVARILSLVPPWTRVYRVQRDIPMPLVTSGVEKGNLRELALARMDDLGLKCRDVRTREAGIQDIHHKIKPEEVELVRRDYTANEGWETFLSYEDTRQDILVGLLRLRKCGRNVTCPELIGRCSIVRELHVYGTAVPVHGRDTDKLQHQGYGTLLMEEAERIALREHRSTKLAVISGVGTRHYYRKLGYELEGPYMVKNLV; translated from the exons ATGGCGGCTGTTGCAGAGACGCGAAAGCTCCCACGGCCGGGGAGGGGCGGCGTCGTCTCCCTTGGCCTGACGGAGGAAGAAGCCAGAGTTCGTGCTATAACGGAGATCGTCAACAACATGGTGGAACTCTCACGGAAAGGCAAGGACGTAGACCTAAATGCGTTAAAGTCAGCAGCGTGCCGCAAATACGGGCTTTCTAGGGCTCCAAAGTTGGTAGAGATGATCGCTGCTTTGCCTGACTCCGAACGTGAATCACTGCTTCCCAAACTCCGAGCCAAGCCCGTCCGTACAGCGTCGGGCATAGCAGTGGTTGCTGTAATGTCCAAGCCTCATCGCTGTCCTCATATAGCTACCACTGGAAACATTTGTGTTTATTGCCCTGGTGGACCCGATTCTGATTTTGAGTACAGTACACAGTCATACACTGGATATGAGCCTACTAGTATGCGAGCTATTCGAGCTAG ATACAACCCTTATGTACAAGCTCGAAGCCGGATTGATCAACTTAAGAGATTGGGTCACAGTGTTGACAAG GTTGAATTCATCTTGATGGGAGGTACATTCATGTCATTGCCAGCAGAGTACCGTGATTACTTCATACGGAATCTTCATGATGCTTTATCTGGACATACTTCTGCCAATGTTGAAGAGGCTGTTGCTTACTCCGAACACGGGGCTACAAAGTGCATTGGGATGACAATTGAAAC GAGGCCAGACTACTGCCTTGGACCTCATCTGAGGCAGATGCTTTCTTATGGTTGTACTCGGCTAGAAATTGGAGTCCAGAGCACATACGAGGATGTTGCTCGTGATACAAATAGAGGCCACACTGTAGCAGCTGTGGCTGATTGCTTTTGTTTGGCAAAGGATGCTGGCTTCAAG GTTGTTGCTCATATGATGCCTGACCTTCCAAATGTTGGTGTTGAGAGAGATATGGAGAGTTTTAAGGAATTCTTTGAAAGTCCTTCATTTAGGGCAGATGGACTTAAAATTTATCCAACCCTTGTTATTCGTGGCACGGGACTTTATGAACTGTGGAAAACTGGAAG GTATCGGAATTATCCGCCAGAGCAGCTTGTAGACATTGTAGCAAGGATTCTTTCGCTGGTGCCACCTTGGACACGTGTTTACAGGGTTCAACGTGATATCCCTATGCCTCTAGTGACATCAGGAGTTGAGAAAGGGAATCTCCGAGAACTGGCTTTAGCTCGAATGGATGATcttggcttgaaatgccgagaTGTCCGAACACGTGAAGCTGGGATCCAG GACATCCACCACAAGATAAAGCCTGAAGAAGTTGAGCTTGTTCGCCGTGATTATACAGCAAATGAAGGATGGGAAACTTTCCTTTCATACGAAGATACACGCCAG GATATTCTTGTTGGATTGCTACGACTGCGGAAGTGTGGACGGAATGTAACTTGCCCAGAACTCATTGGGAGGTGTTCTATAGTTCGTGAGCTTCATGTGTATGGGACAGCAGTTCCTGTTCATGGTCGAGACACAGATAAGCTGCAGCACCAGGGTTATGGTACTCTGCTGATGGAGGAGGCAGAGAGAATTGCTCTAAGGGAGCATAGGTCGACCAAACTAGCAGTTATCTCAGGTGTAGGAACCCGGCATTACTATAGAAAGCTAGGCTATGAGCTTGAAGGTCCTTACATGGTAAAAAACCTAGTGTAG
- the LOC107786287 gene encoding HVA22-like protein k isoform X2, translated as MVGLKLLLSPLNTNVVVRTACCSVGILLPVYSTFKAIEMGDQNEQQKWLLYWAAYGSFSIVEAFTDKFLYWFPLYYHVKFAFLVWLQLPSADGAKQLYTNHLRPFLMRHQGRLDNILELFHGELAKFISTHQTEIQFAQMLLAKSLLSVGGILQPGQGRVVGTIEGPAAQLETSAQQVETSESEDES; from the exons ATG GTTGGGTTAAAATTGCTTCTTAGCCCGCTTAATACTAATGTTGTTGTCCGCACTGCATG CTGTTCTGTGGGGATTCTTTTGCCTGTTTATTCTACTTTCAAAGCAATTGAGATGGGGGATCAAAACGAGCAACAGAAATGGCTTCTGTATTGGGCAG CATATGGATCTTTCAGTATAGTTGAAGCATTCACGGATAAATTTCTCTACTG GTTCCCACTATACTATCATGTGAAGTTCGCATTTCTTGTTTGGCTTCAACTTCCATCTGCTGAT GGTGCTAAGCAATTGTACACAAACCATCTGCGCCCTTTCCTCATGAGACATCAAGGAAGACTGGATAATATTTTGGAGTTATTTCATGGAGAACTG GCCAAATTTATTAGTACCCACCAAACAGAAATCCAATTTGCACAGATGCTTCTTGCCAAAAGTTTATTATCAG ttgggGGTATTCTTCAACCTGGGCAAGGACGagttgttggtacaattgaaggtCCAGCAGCGCAACTAGAGACTTCAGCACAGCAAGTAGAGACTTCAGAGTCAGAAGATGAATCATGA